The following proteins come from a genomic window of Gemmatimonadota bacterium:
- a CDS encoding DUF305 domain-containing protein, with protein MRSPWLAWTGVAMGLLATACAGGGGVRPPMSAAEAEARMARAPRPPVNDADVRFMSGMIHHHAQAVLIAGWAPSHQASDALQRFCERIVVGQQDEIRVMSNWLADRGQPVPDVSPEHMMHAMDPSMQMPGMLDEAQLQKLDAARGGEFDRLFLTYMIQHHEGAIVMVDDLFASYGGGQDETVFRLASDIYADQTTEIERMHTMLDAMP; from the coding sequence ATGCGAAGTCCATGGTTGGCGTGGACGGGGGTGGCCATGGGGCTGCTGGCTACCGCCTGCGCCGGTGGTGGTGGGGTGCGGCCGCCGATGTCTGCTGCGGAGGCCGAAGCACGAATGGCCCGCGCTCCCAGGCCACCCGTCAACGATGCGGACGTGCGCTTCATGTCCGGCATGATCCACCATCACGCGCAAGCGGTGCTGATCGCCGGTTGGGCACCTTCGCATCAGGCCTCCGACGCGCTGCAACGCTTCTGCGAACGTATCGTGGTGGGACAGCAGGACGAAATCCGCGTGATGTCGAACTGGCTGGCAGACCGTGGTCAGCCCGTGCCCGACGTCTCACCCGAGCACATGATGCATGCGATGGATCCATCCATGCAGATGCCCGGCATGCTGGATGAGGCGCAACTGCAGAAGCTGGACGCCGCGCGCGGTGGGGAGTTCGACCGGTTGTTCCTCACCTACATGATCCAACACCACGAAGGCGCGATCGTGATGGTGGACGACCTCTTCGCCTCCTACGGGGGCGGACAGGACGAGACCGTGTTTCGATTGGCTTCCGACATCTACGCGGACCAGACCACCGAGATCGAACGCATGCACACCATGCTGGACGCGATGCCCTGA
- a CDS encoding aldolase/citrate lyase family protein, with product MRHPYLLAALATVALLPAGASAQHMDHAAHAQTMGRLNPMITLMEQGKPVFGLYAPAARPRGASPDTPGKSPAELAAETLGFPRSDFVFDGSMEYGVEQGLPPFKAFVAALQAAGATTRTSPLVVKMTEIAPDPAAAQRYIAQQLNTGVSTIMFVGVESADEVRTGLAAMRFRSHGGTRPDDIGAAPAYWGVSESEYRAKADLWPLNPEGELVNWTIVESKEGLAHVREIAAVEGIGVLWPGAGTLRQVFSSTDANGQRVLDAEAWENAIQTVLAACKEFEVPCGYPANADDIEMRMAQGFSVFVMGWGERGFETIDIGRRASGR from the coding sequence ATGCGGCATCCCTACCTCCTGGCGGCCCTGGCCACCGTCGCGCTGCTGCCCGCGGGAGCGTCCGCCCAGCACATGGACCACGCCGCCCACGCCCAGACCATGGGGCGGCTGAATCCGATGATCACCCTGATGGAGCAGGGCAAGCCCGTGTTCGGTCTGTACGCGCCAGCCGCGCGGCCCCGCGGCGCCTCCCCGGACACGCCGGGCAAGTCACCCGCCGAGCTGGCAGCCGAGACGCTGGGCTTCCCGCGCAGCGACTTCGTATTCGACGGCTCGATGGAGTACGGAGTCGAACAGGGTCTGCCCCCGTTCAAGGCGTTCGTGGCGGCTCTGCAGGCAGCCGGAGCCACGACGCGAACGAGCCCACTCGTGGTCAAGATGACCGAGATCGCGCCGGATCCTGCGGCTGCGCAGCGCTACATCGCCCAGCAGCTCAACACCGGAGTCTCGACCATCATGTTCGTGGGAGTCGAGAGCGCTGACGAAGTCCGAACCGGACTGGCGGCGATGCGCTTCCGCTCGCACGGGGGTACGCGCCCGGACGACATCGGCGCTGCACCCGCCTACTGGGGCGTCAGCGAGAGCGAGTATCGGGCAAAGGCGGACCTGTGGCCGCTGAACCCCGAGGGCGAGCTGGTCAACTGGACGATCGTGGAGAGCAAGGAAGGGCTCGCGCACGTGCGGGAGATCGCAGCCGTGGAAGGCATCGGCGTGTTGTGGCCGGGTGCGGGCACACTCCGGCAGGTGTTCTCCTCGACCGATGCCAACGGACAACGCGTGCTCGACGCCGAAGCCTGGGAGAACGCGATCCAGACGGTGCTGGCCGCCTGCAAGGAGTTCGAGGTCCCCTGCGGGTACCCGGCCAATGCTGATGACATCGAGATGCGCATGGCTCAAGGCTTCAGCGTGTTCGTGATGGGGTGGGGCGAGCGCGGCTTCGAGACCATCGACATCGGCCGGCGCGCCTCCGGTCGGTAG